Proteins encoded within one genomic window of Halodesulfurarchaeum formicicum:
- a CDS encoding tyrosine-type recombinase/integrase: MSRERPSPEELAPEDAIERYLRRRRPDSTDRSIQGWKYRLKLFREWLDEVGIEQVGELRRYDLDEYYEHRSAEIKPVTLEGEMWTLHGFVSFLEDIGAVEDGLADSVRIPDLDPEDRSSDIKLHADAALALLDYYRSNETLYGTRRHAFFELLWHTGARQGGIRGLDLQDVELEDDPTVNFRHRPGSGTPLKNKRAGERPVGISETVADVLRTYVRVHRHKKVDDHQRSPFLTTTRGRPSPQTLRAWSYRVTIPCEHQPCPHSRSRDTCPFVDYHKASQCPSSRSPHQIRTGAITWMLNRGWPPEDVAARVNASVETIEQHYDKADLDQRRKRQRQRMEKRRRPLLDQLQNKEENQ; this comes from the coding sequence GTGAGTCGGGAGCGACCCTCACCCGAGGAACTCGCTCCGGAGGACGCGATCGAGCGATACCTTCGTCGTCGACGGCCCGATTCGACCGACCGGAGTATTCAGGGCTGGAAGTACCGGCTCAAGCTGTTCCGCGAGTGGCTCGACGAGGTCGGGATCGAGCAGGTCGGCGAGCTTCGTCGCTACGATCTCGACGAATACTACGAGCATCGGAGTGCCGAGATCAAGCCAGTCACACTCGAGGGCGAGATGTGGACGCTGCACGGCTTCGTTTCGTTCCTCGAGGACATCGGTGCCGTCGAAGATGGGCTGGCCGACTCGGTCCGGATTCCGGACCTTGACCCGGAAGATCGATCCAGCGACATCAAGCTACACGCGGACGCGGCGCTCGCGCTGTTAGATTACTACCGGAGCAACGAGACGCTGTACGGAACGCGACGGCATGCGTTTTTCGAGCTTCTCTGGCATACCGGCGCCAGGCAGGGCGGCATCCGGGGGCTCGATCTCCAGGACGTCGAGCTGGAAGACGACCCGACGGTGAACTTTCGACACCGACCGGGGAGTGGGACTCCATTGAAGAACAAACGAGCGGGCGAACGGCCTGTCGGGATCTCCGAGACCGTCGCCGACGTGCTTCGGACCTACGTTCGAGTCCACCGGCACAAGAAGGTCGACGACCATCAGAGATCGCCGTTTCTCACGACGACTCGAGGAAGACCATCTCCTCAGACGCTTCGGGCCTGGAGTTACCGGGTCACGATTCCCTGCGAGCATCAGCCGTGTCCCCACAGTCGATCACGGGACACCTGCCCGTTCGTCGACTACCACAAGGCTTCGCAGTGTCCATCGAGCCGGTCACCGCATCAGATTCGGACGGGCGCGATCACCTGGATGCTGAACCGGGGTTGGCCGCCAGAAGACGTCGCTGCGCGGGTGAACGCATCGGTTGAGACCATCGAACAGCACTACGACAAAGCCGACCTCGATCAGCGGCGGAAACGACAGCGCCAGCGGATGGAAAAGCGCCGTCGCCCCCTGCTCGATCAGCTCCAAAACAAGGAGGAAAACCAATGA
- a CDS encoding rhomboid family intramembrane serine protease, with translation MSSAERASEISFGWSDVAIDFSILLALPLAILGLQYSAIIPTKWIVLDLSSPSVIAIYGRLFGHISAAHLWANVSWLVVTGLALYGYAVWTVDVRSYRIVMVAGMLGTPIVTASGLWLIYSNIGELPVIAGASDLPLALLGATISLYLRDIRQLLVGTSRATSFHIWYGVYLLALLASIAISTLTIGLGPVSETGHLLGFLVGLILGGFV, from the coding sequence ATGAGTAGCGCAGAAAGGGCCTCGGAGATTTCTTTCGGTTGGAGTGATGTTGCGATTGATTTTTCAATCCTGCTGGCACTCCCGCTCGCGATACTTGGGCTCCAATATTCAGCTATCATTCCAACCAAGTGGATCGTCCTGGACCTCAGCTCTCCATCAGTTATTGCAATTTATGGACGTCTCTTTGGGCATATTTCCGCGGCCCATCTCTGGGCCAATGTGAGTTGGTTAGTGGTCACGGGTCTCGCTCTCTATGGGTATGCAGTGTGGACAGTTGATGTTCGGTCGTATCGTATCGTGATGGTCGCCGGTATGCTTGGGACGCCCATAGTTACCGCGTCAGGGCTATGGCTGATTTATTCAAACATAGGAGAATTGCCAGTCATAGCCGGCGCGTCCGATCTTCCATTGGCCCTCTTAGGCGCTACGATCAGTCTGTATCTGCGAGATATAAGACAACTACTCGTTGGGACGAGCAGAGCGACCTCCTTTCACATTTGGTATGGGGTATACCTTTTAGCACTTCTCGCCTCGATAGCAATTTCAACCCTTACAATCGGTCTGGGACCTGTATCGGAGACTGGCCATTTGCTTGGGTTCTTGGTGGGTTTGATCCTTGGCGGATTCGTGTAG
- a CDS encoding DUF3006 domain-containing protein — protein MGEEFTGVVDRFEGDQAVILLEADGETVDEVVLPRTDLPGDGDRVDAILRIVREGDEIREIEFDAEESKRRKESVNDQFDRLSERPD, from the coding sequence ATGGGTGAGGAATTCACGGGTGTCGTTGACCGATTTGAGGGGGATCAAGCTGTGATACTCCTCGAAGCAGATGGTGAAACAGTGGACGAAGTCGTGCTGCCACGAACGGATCTTCCTGGTGATGGAGACAGGGTGGACGCCATCCTTCGGATAGTGCGTGAGGGGGATGAAATACGAGAAATCGAGTTTGACGCCGAAGAATCCAAGCGGCGCAAAGAGTCTGTAAACGATCAGTTCGACCGGCTTTCAGAACGACCGGATTAA
- a CDS encoding MarR family transcriptional regulator, with protein sequence MTNADNMILEFFEENLLALPPSVVSYHLDFSRTHIRNRMRKLESEGLLNKVHEQRGYYEITQKGLDYLAGELKAEDLEFDD encoded by the coding sequence ATGACCAACGCCGACAATATGATACTTGAGTTCTTCGAGGAAAACCTTCTTGCACTACCTCCTTCGGTGGTGTCTTACCATCTTGATTTTTCAAGAACACACATTCGAAACCGAATGCGAAAACTCGAATCAGAAGGACTTCTGAATAAGGTTCACGAACAACGGGGCTACTATGAGATCACTCAGAAGGGCCTCGACTACCTTGCAGGCGAACTCAAAGCCGAAGATCTTGAGTTCGACGACTGA
- a CDS encoding lamin tail domain-containing protein produces MSRRQILLVLFVGGMVLVAGCSGTPATDSTQSPTTEAPTTEETQTLTSSGGNGTLTVYVLNVGQGASILVVGPTGETLLVDSGDWRAEGETVLNTLDQLGIERIDYLVTSHPDADHIGGHAEIINHLETEGEGVGVVYDPGITSTSQTYQDYLDAIEAHDVTLYKSFAGDTIPLEDATVQILGPPEGYVDNEDRNENSLVLHIAHGGTSVLIPGDAESDSESYLVDEYGEQLNSTVLVPGHHGSASSSTESFLESVDPRIATITSAYDSQYGHPNEQTLQRLAAQEVRTYWTGTHGTTKLTSNGTHLRVATEYDGPTEPLQLRDGEGTTAGPYSTLTDRFVLDVSSGGESKIIADGGETESTTTESGSGSTGELAVATIHADAEGDDRENLNDEYVVFSNTGDSSLDLSGWTVTDEVGTTYTVPEGVTLDPGTDLTLRTGSGDDTESELYWGSESAIWNNGGDTVIVRDDNGSIITEESYNG; encoded by the coding sequence GATGCTCGGGTACGCCAGCGACTGACTCGACCCAGTCACCGACGACTGAAGCACCAACGACGGAGGAAACACAGACCCTGACAAGTTCGGGAGGGAATGGAACACTCACGGTCTACGTTCTGAATGTCGGCCAAGGAGCGAGTATTCTAGTAGTTGGGCCAACCGGAGAGACCCTTTTAGTTGACTCAGGTGATTGGCGAGCCGAGGGTGAAACTGTGCTCAATACGCTCGACCAGCTTGGAATCGAGCGAATCGACTACCTGGTGACCTCTCACCCGGATGCAGACCACATCGGTGGCCATGCCGAGATAATCAACCATCTCGAAACCGAGGGAGAGGGGGTTGGCGTCGTGTATGATCCCGGCATTACCTCGACCTCGCAGACCTATCAGGACTACCTGGACGCGATCGAGGCACACGATGTCACTCTCTACAAATCCTTCGCTGGCGATACAATTCCTCTGGAGGATGCAACCGTCCAGATTCTTGGCCCACCTGAGGGCTACGTGGACAACGAAGATCGAAACGAGAACAGTCTCGTCCTCCACATCGCCCATGGCGGAACGAGTGTGCTGATTCCGGGTGATGCCGAATCCGACAGTGAATCGTATCTCGTCGACGAGTACGGCGAGCAGCTGAATTCTACGGTACTGGTTCCAGGTCATCACGGGAGTGCATCGAGTTCGACCGAATCGTTCCTGGAATCAGTAGACCCTCGTATCGCGACGATCACCAGCGCATACGACTCCCAATACGGTCATCCAAACGAGCAAACCCTTCAGCGGCTGGCCGCCCAAGAGGTTCGTACCTATTGGACGGGGACGCATGGTACGACCAAACTGACTTCAAATGGAACCCATCTCCGAGTCGCAACGGAGTATGACGGTCCGACAGAGCCACTCCAGCTTCGGGATGGAGAGGGCACCACAGCCGGCCCCTATTCGACGCTGACCGATCGGTTTGTGCTTGACGTCTCGTCTGGCGGCGAATCGAAGATCATCGCGGATGGTGGCGAAACCGAATCTACGACGACGGAGTCGGGAAGCGGCTCTACAGGAGAGCTAGCAGTTGCCACAATTCACGCGGATGCTGAAGGCGACGACCGAGAAAACCTGAATGATGAATACGTGGTTTTCTCGAACACAGGAGATTCAAGTCTCGATCTGTCCGGCTGGACAGTCACCGATGAAGTCGGGACCACGTACACCGTTCCGGAAGGAGTTACACTCGATCCGGGTACCGATCTTACGCTTCGGACTGGAAGCGGCGATGACACAGAGTCCGAACTCTACTGGGGTTCCGAATCGGCAATCTGGAACAACGGCGGGGATACAGTCATAGTTCGTGATGACAATGGATCAATCATAACCGAGGAGAGCTACAATGGGTGA
- a CDS encoding PAS domain S-box protein has protein sequence MSDDGGSNESRATIQLVVNERGDEQALTHLLRDRYEVIVDETLQSADCYVVDIAKLPTYSEALRDQKSSADPAFLPTLLIQRPSSSIDVDPFESGADGVALVDESIQAPVGKATLERRLDNLLTRRDQSLALQSEFQTVQTKFRRLFESIRDAIVVVNTDREIVNCNQAFTDLFDYQFSEIEGQPVHRIFETAREYQDLVAEFEGQVDDSGVVPAVSYETKSGAVFPGETRVSRLRDEFGAGQGYIAIIRDVSERLERQRELKRYEAAVEGSSDMLVALDREGAVVFANEQYRNLLGVSDDIAGTHLREILGEDIYETAETYLQQALDGESVAYDRVQPDRNGDPRTLSVHYYPLREGQTEEITGVFASIRDISEREKREQKLRKFKQAVDAAGHAVYMTDPDGDITYANAAFEDITGYSPTDAIGRNPRILKSGEMSEDYYEALWNTVTEGAIWEEEVRNKTKGGDTYHAHQTIAPVTDQDGDIEGYVAIQTDISEQKANAEEIRQLSEVRRISSEVNQLIARMGPREEVLPQILDSIASSDRFGCTFFAELDAGAVDFRCESGSELDRVAVGQFHTDRYVKAVTDAGVYHIKDVTTGPFQQHVEPGPPHEGYGIEVAHDEYTYGVLTVHFPPDEPASDEEIQLLTDLADDIGLYLHAKETEEERQTFAEIVQQIDDPIMLQGLDGKFEVINPAVVRHADLPKEELLGRDEFAFMEPADATEISRQKDRVLKHEAAMEYEMQVSLPETGERVFSTTRYPHYDLDGELDGTIAICRDVTDLKTREEHLRVIDRLLRHNLNNDMTVILGNAEQIRADPEADVSQLAERIIDTGTGLVELAKKERQIVEILSESKTPAKISLSRLVTQIRQRLNDQYPNGTVVVEGSLDSAIQAVPQIEQALCELLENGLKHHDDERPVVTVATERDGDHLSIHIKDQGPGIPKMERQIIEGDAERTALLHGSGLGLWLVKHIVTQSNGSLEFEENEPRGSVITVRVPLWRSQAP, from the coding sequence ATGAGTGACGACGGCGGCAGTAACGAAAGCCGGGCAACGATTCAACTGGTGGTCAACGAGCGGGGCGACGAGCAAGCGTTGACCCACCTCCTGCGAGATCGGTACGAAGTCATCGTCGATGAGACACTCCAGTCGGCTGATTGCTACGTCGTCGACATCGCCAAGTTGCCGACGTATTCCGAGGCCCTTCGGGACCAAAAATCCAGTGCCGATCCGGCCTTTCTCCCGACGCTGTTGATCCAGCGTCCATCCTCGTCCATCGACGTGGACCCCTTCGAATCCGGGGCCGACGGCGTGGCCCTCGTGGACGAATCCATTCAGGCGCCAGTCGGGAAGGCAACCCTCGAACGCCGGCTGGACAATCTTCTCACACGCCGCGACCAGTCGCTGGCTCTGCAAAGCGAATTTCAGACCGTCCAGACCAAGTTTCGGCGACTCTTCGAGAGCATCCGCGATGCGATCGTCGTCGTCAATACTGATCGTGAGATAGTCAATTGCAACCAGGCGTTTACCGACTTGTTCGACTACCAGTTCTCGGAGATCGAGGGCCAACCCGTCCACCGAATTTTTGAAACGGCCCGCGAGTACCAGGATCTGGTCGCAGAATTCGAGGGGCAAGTAGACGATTCCGGTGTCGTGCCGGCAGTTTCGTACGAAACCAAATCCGGGGCGGTGTTTCCCGGCGAAACTCGGGTCTCACGTCTCCGAGACGAGTTCGGCGCCGGGCAGGGTTACATCGCGATCATTCGGGACGTCTCGGAGCGCCTGGAACGACAACGCGAACTGAAACGGTACGAAGCCGCGGTCGAGGGGTCGAGTGACATGCTCGTTGCGCTGGATCGGGAGGGAGCGGTAGTCTTTGCGAACGAACAGTATCGGAACCTTCTCGGGGTGAGCGACGACATCGCCGGCACGCATCTTCGTGAGATTCTGGGGGAGGACATCTACGAGACGGCTGAAACTTACCTCCAGCAGGCCCTGGATGGTGAGTCTGTGGCATACGATCGCGTACAGCCCGACCGGAACGGCGACCCTCGAACACTGAGCGTCCACTATTACCCCCTTCGTGAAGGTCAGACCGAGGAGATAACCGGCGTGTTCGCCTCGATCCGTGACATTTCGGAACGGGAAAAGCGAGAACAGAAACTCCGCAAGTTCAAGCAAGCCGTGGACGCCGCCGGACATGCCGTGTATATGACTGATCCGGACGGCGACATCACGTACGCGAACGCGGCCTTCGAGGACATTACGGGCTACTCACCGACGGACGCGATCGGGCGGAATCCACGCATCCTCAAGTCCGGCGAGATGTCCGAGGACTACTACGAGGCCCTCTGGAACACTGTGACCGAGGGGGCGATCTGGGAAGAGGAAGTCCGCAACAAAACGAAGGGTGGTGACACGTATCATGCGCATCAGACGATTGCACCGGTGACAGATCAGGACGGAGATATCGAGGGATACGTGGCGATCCAGACGGACATCAGCGAGCAAAAGGCGAACGCCGAAGAGATACGACAGCTTTCCGAGGTGCGGCGAATTTCCTCGGAGGTAAATCAACTCATCGCGAGAATGGGGCCGCGGGAGGAGGTTCTTCCACAGATCCTTGACAGCATCGCGTCGAGTGACCGGTTCGGCTGCACGTTTTTTGCCGAACTGGACGCGGGCGCGGTGGACTTCCGGTGTGAATCCGGCTCCGAACTGGACCGAGTGGCCGTCGGACAGTTCCACACTGATAGGTACGTCAAAGCGGTGACGGACGCTGGGGTATATCACATTAAAGACGTTACCACTGGGCCCTTTCAGCAGCATGTCGAGCCAGGGCCCCCTCACGAGGGCTATGGTATCGAAGTCGCCCACGACGAGTACACGTATGGCGTCTTGACCGTTCACTTTCCCCCGGACGAACCCGCGAGTGACGAGGAGATCCAGTTGCTCACCGACCTGGCCGACGATATCGGGCTCTATCTCCACGCCAAGGAAACCGAGGAGGAACGGCAAACCTTCGCGGAAATCGTCCAGCAGATCGACGATCCGATCATGTTGCAGGGTCTCGACGGGAAATTCGAGGTGATCAATCCGGCGGTCGTTCGCCACGCCGATCTTCCGAAGGAGGAACTCCTCGGCCGAGACGAATTCGCATTTATGGAACCGGCGGATGCAACCGAGATATCGAGGCAGAAAGACCGGGTTCTGAAGCATGAAGCAGCCATGGAGTACGAGATGCAGGTATCGCTACCGGAGACGGGCGAGCGCGTCTTTAGCACGACGCGCTATCCCCACTACGATCTCGACGGGGAGTTAGACGGCACGATAGCGATCTGCCGGGACGTCACGGATCTGAAAACCCGAGAGGAACACCTCCGAGTCATTGACCGGCTTCTCAGACACAATCTGAACAACGACATGACCGTGATACTCGGCAACGCCGAGCAGATCCGAGCGGACCCCGAAGCGGATGTGTCCCAGCTTGCAGAGCGGATCATTGATACTGGCACCGGGTTGGTGGAGTTAGCGAAGAAGGAACGACAGATCGTCGAAATTCTCTCGGAGTCGAAGACACCAGCGAAGATTTCCCTCTCGCGACTCGTGACTCAGATCCGGCAGCGACTCAATGATCAATATCCGAACGGCACCGTCGTCGTAGAGGGATCTCTTGACTCGGCAATCCAGGCAGTCCCGCAAATCGAACAGGCGCTTTGCGAATTGCTGGAAAATGGCCTGAAACATCACGACGACGAGCGACCGGTGGTGACGGTAGCGACAGAGCGGGACGGGGATCATCTTTCCATTCACATCAAAGATCAGGGCCCTGGAATTCCCAAAATGGAACGGCAGATAATCGAAGGCGACGCCGAGCGAACCGCACTCCTGCACGGGAGCGGCCTGGGATTATGGCTCGTCAAACACATCGTCACCCAATCGAACGGGTCGCTGGAGTTCGAGGAAAACGAACCCCGGGGGAGTGTCATCACGGTCCGGGTGCCGCTCTGGCGTTCCCAAGCACCTTGA